Proteins co-encoded in one Pararoseomonas sp. SCSIO 73927 genomic window:
- a CDS encoding ISL3 family transposase — translation MTQPRATQARCPTCDGRTGRVHSHYVRCLADLPWQGRRVEVRVRARRFRCAVEGCSRRIFAERLPEVAQPWARRTARLGDLQHAIGLALGGQPGARLAERLAMPASGDTLLRLVTSRPPRASQTPRVLGVDDWAWRRGQSYGTVLVDLEERRVVDLLPDREAATLAAWLRDHPGVEVIARDRAGAYAEGARRGAPDAVQVADRWHLLRNLTDALQLVVDRNRRRLRDAAQTVAGHAAVQVPPPPPRPPTRLEQYRRARQADRDARFAEVARLAAAGQGLRTIARETGLARNTVRGWLATGRPPAWLKDERPSIVDPFMPYLQARLAEGHRNVTRLWNEIREKGFQGKAGVVRAGIARLQGGGAPTCRGRKPVWRPPSARGVTRMLLSNAVLPEHDAMFVATIRESEIGVGADLARRFAAMVRERDLAALPKWLDDARVGPLAGFARSLRRDRAAVEAALSTPWSTGPVEGKITKLKLIKRSMYGRANIALLRQRVLAA, via the coding sequence ATGACCCAGCCAAGGGCGACTCAGGCCCGATGTCCGACCTGCGATGGTCGGACGGGACGGGTCCACAGCCACTACGTCCGCTGCTTGGCCGACCTGCCCTGGCAGGGTCGTCGGGTCGAGGTGCGGGTCCGCGCACGGCGCTTCCGGTGCGCGGTGGAGGGCTGCTCCCGTCGGATCTTCGCCGAGCGCCTGCCCGAGGTGGCACAGCCCTGGGCGCGGCGGACGGCGCGCCTCGGCGACCTGCAACACGCGATCGGTCTCGCCCTCGGCGGGCAGCCCGGCGCTCGCCTCGCCGAGCGGCTGGCCATGCCCGCGAGTGGCGACACGCTGCTACGCCTGGTCACGAGCCGCCCACCACGGGCCAGCCAGACCCCCCGCGTCCTCGGCGTCGACGACTGGGCGTGGCGACGGGGCCAGAGCTACGGCACGGTGCTGGTCGACCTCGAGGAGCGGCGCGTGGTCGACCTCCTGCCGGACCGTGAGGCGGCGACGCTCGCGGCATGGCTGAGGGACCACCCCGGCGTCGAGGTGATCGCCCGCGACCGCGCCGGGGCCTACGCCGAGGGCGCCCGGCGTGGCGCACCGGATGCCGTGCAGGTCGCGGACCGCTGGCATCTGCTCCGGAACCTCACCGATGCCCTGCAGCTCGTCGTCGACCGCAACCGCCGTCGCCTCCGCGACGCGGCTCAGACGGTCGCCGGGCACGCCGCAGTACAGGTGCCGCCTCCGCCGCCCCGACCGCCAACCCGGCTGGAGCAGTACCGGAGGGCACGGCAGGCCGACCGAGACGCGCGCTTCGCCGAGGTTGCGCGACTGGCCGCCGCAGGTCAGGGCCTGCGCACCATCGCGCGCGAGACGGGCCTCGCCCGCAACACCGTGCGCGGCTGGCTGGCGACCGGCAGGCCACCGGCCTGGCTCAAGGATGAGCGGCCGAGCATCGTCGACCCGTTCATGCCCTACCTCCAGGCCCGCCTGGCCGAGGGACACCGCAACGTCACAAGGCTCTGGAACGAGATCCGGGAGAAGGGCTTCCAGGGCAAGGCTGGCGTCGTGAGGGCCGGTATAGCGCGGCTCCAGGGTGGGGGCGCGCCGACGTGTCGCGGGCGCAAGCCGGTCTGGCGACCTCCCAGCGCACGCGGGGTGACGCGTATGCTGTTGTCGAACGCGGTCCTGCCCGAACACGACGCGATGTTCGTCGCCACGATCCGGGAGAGCGAGATCGGCGTCGGGGCTGATCTCGCCCGCCGGTTCGCGGCCATGGTCCGGGAGCGCGACCTTGCCGCTCTGCCGAAATGGCTGGACGACGCGCGTGTCGGCCCGCTCGCCGGGTTTGCACGGAGCCTCCGGAGGGATCGCGCCGCCGTCGAGGCGGCGCTGTCCACGCCCTGGAGCACGGGGCCTGTCGAGGGCAAGATTACCAAGCTCAAGCTCATCAAGCGTTCCATGTACGGCCGCGCGAACATCGCCCTCCTCCGCCAACGCGTGCTCGCC